A DNA window from Undibacterium sp. YM2 contains the following coding sequences:
- a CDS encoding IucA/IucC family siderophore biosynthesis protein, which translates to MDSNNQIPATGNKSFYAAAAERTLRQFIDAFWFEGALDGHLERQADGKADLYLRGSNEQGQAIEYRIAAHPANSFGRNRLHGPVCEVSSGMSTTDIATVAGNLLRSHAAQNGPRFINELIHTAAKQACSLQARALVAKGHAALDLPYAWQEAQLGDGHLYHPCYRSRIGFNLADHQRYGPEFAQTFGLAWLALDKRLADIHSLPSGDYTQFLQTEIGAAEVLRLQQAITLSGQDADNYHLLPSHPWHWQQNLQIQYADWLADGRLLYLGMGEAVWLAQQSIRSLTSLASHNNHNLKLPLAIANSSADRILSDHHVHNAPLISQWLESLCSADNFLQQHCRLAVLAEPMGITLTPAASRQDRYGLLGAIWRQSPTSILRQGEQIFPCTALATLDDQQQLNISIWLQQYGTETWVKALMHAMLPPFIHLMLAHGVLLEAHAQNTLLIVRDGLPAGVAIRDLPGGLHYIAGQTTGEAHLQHLRQAPPHRNAANASNGFAMHTTDEARDYLLEVLLFIHLSELAHRLALHHGFEESRFWQLAAQTVLDYQAQVPQLSARCQQFNLFVPELQMEKLASRRLSAASAQAFHTVPNPLHQFVQSQGA; encoded by the coding sequence ATGGACAGCAACAATCAAATTCCGGCGACTGGCAATAAGTCATTTTATGCAGCAGCGGCCGAACGCACGCTACGCCAGTTCATCGACGCATTCTGGTTTGAAGGTGCCCTGGATGGGCATCTGGAACGACAGGCTGATGGCAAGGCTGATTTGTATTTACGCGGTAGCAATGAGCAGGGCCAGGCGATTGAATACCGGATAGCTGCACATCCGGCCAACAGCTTTGGGCGCAACCGTTTGCACGGCCCAGTATGTGAAGTCAGCAGTGGGATGAGCACCACTGATATTGCCACCGTTGCAGGCAATTTGCTGAGGTCACACGCGGCGCAGAATGGCCCGCGTTTCATCAATGAATTAATTCATACTGCGGCCAAACAGGCATGCTCTTTGCAAGCCAGGGCACTGGTAGCAAAAGGCCATGCCGCACTTGACTTGCCATATGCCTGGCAGGAAGCGCAATTGGGTGACGGCCATCTGTACCATCCTTGCTATCGTTCGCGCATAGGTTTTAATCTGGCGGACCATCAGCGTTATGGACCAGAATTTGCGCAAACTTTTGGCCTGGCCTGGCTGGCACTCGATAAACGACTGGCTGATATTCATAGCTTGCCTAGTGGTGACTACACACAATTTTTGCAAACGGAAATCGGTGCAGCAGAAGTGCTGCGTTTGCAGCAAGCAATCACTCTATCAGGCCAGGACGCAGACAATTATCATTTGCTGCCTTCTCATCCCTGGCACTGGCAACAGAACCTGCAAATCCAGTACGCCGACTGGCTGGCAGATGGCCGCCTGCTCTACCTTGGCATGGGTGAAGCGGTATGGCTGGCACAGCAATCGATACGTTCACTGACATCTCTTGCCAGCCATAACAATCACAACCTCAAGCTGCCGCTCGCCATCGCCAATAGCTCGGCAGACCGCATCCTGTCTGATCACCATGTTCACAATGCACCACTGATATCGCAATGGCTGGAAAGTTTGTGTAGTGCAGATAATTTTTTACAGCAGCACTGCAGGCTGGCTGTTCTGGCAGAACCCATGGGTATCACTCTTACACCTGCGGCATCACGCCAGGACAGATATGGCTTGCTCGGCGCGATCTGGCGGCAGTCGCCAACATCCATACTCAGGCAAGGCGAGCAGATATTTCCCTGCACGGCCTTGGCTACGCTCGATGATCAGCAACAACTGAATATTTCGATCTGGTTGCAACAATATGGCACTGAAACCTGGGTCAAGGCGCTAATGCACGCCATGCTGCCTCCGTTTATTCATCTGATGCTGGCGCATGGTGTTTTACTCGAAGCGCACGCACAAAATACCCTGCTCATCGTCAGGGATGGCTTGCCTGCCGGTGTAGCCATTCGTGACTTGCCCGGTGGCCTGCACTATATCGCGGGGCAAACCACCGGAGAAGCGCACTTGCAGCATTTACGCCAGGCGCCGCCACACCGCAATGCAGCCAATGCCAGCAACGGTTTTGCCATGCACACGACAGACGAAGCCAGGGATTACCTGCTTGAAGTGCTCTTGTTTATCCACCTGTCTGAACTGGCTCACAGGCTGGCGCTGCATCATGGTTTTGAGGAAAGCCGTTTCTGGCAACTCGCTGCGCAAACCGTGCTTGATTATCAGGCGCAAGTGCCGCAATTGTCTGCACGCTGCCAGCAATTCAATTTGTTTGTACCTGAACTGCAAATGGAAAAACTGGCGAGCAGGCGTCTTTCTGCCGCCAGTGCGCAAGCCTTTCATACTGTCCCTAATCCCCTGCATCAATTTGTGCAGTCTCAGGGCGCGTGA
- a CDS encoding sugar MFS transporter, translated as MTNQAQHAASRRRIIFALFLLYFVFAILLNSVGTVILQVIKTYGVSKSAASVLEAFKDIPISIVSFCVASFLPRLGYKYAMLTGMAIVTVSTAAMPLLPGFLMTKLLFLSVGVAFALIKVSVYATIGLVSADRKQHASLMNTLEGFFMVGVLSGYWIFGYFIDANDPASPVWLHVYWLLAALCAMTFLLVATTSFTEFEAKLTVSQSSLLTDFADMLKLMARPLVCVYIISAFLYVLLEQGIGTWLPTFNNEILKMPVDMSVQATSIFAACLAIGRLGAGAVMRKLNWYLVLNICLISMAALVLLTLPLTHNIVANPDLRWSNAPLAAFIFPLIGLFMAPIYPGINSVMLSSLPTNQHAAMTGLLVLFSALGGTSGSMITGYVFGAMNGQTAFYLSLLPLSVILLTLFFFKRAIERLD; from the coding sequence ATGACCAATCAGGCTCAGCACGCTGCCAGCAGGCGGCGCATTATTTTTGCGCTATTCCTGTTGTATTTTGTATTCGCCATCCTGCTCAACAGCGTGGGCACGGTGATACTGCAAGTCATCAAGACTTATGGCGTCAGCAAATCCGCTGCCAGTGTGCTGGAGGCTTTCAAGGATATTCCCATCAGCATAGTCTCGTTTTGCGTAGCATCTTTCCTGCCGCGACTGGGTTATAAATATGCGATGTTGACAGGCATGGCGATCGTTACTGTCAGCACGGCAGCCATGCCCTTGCTGCCAGGATTCTTGATGACCAAGCTGCTGTTCCTCAGTGTGGGTGTTGCCTTTGCACTCATCAAGGTATCCGTCTATGCGACCATAGGCCTGGTCAGTGCAGACCGCAAACAACATGCGAGCCTGATGAATACGCTGGAAGGCTTTTTCATGGTGGGCGTGCTAAGTGGTTACTGGATATTTGGCTATTTCATCGATGCCAACGATCCCGCCTCGCCAGTCTGGCTGCATGTGTATTGGTTGCTGGCAGCCTTGTGCGCCATGACTTTCTTGCTGGTGGCGACCACCAGCTTCACCGAATTTGAAGCAAAGCTGACAGTCAGTCAAAGCAGCCTGCTTACCGATTTTGCCGATATGCTTAAACTGATGGCGCGTCCCCTCGTCTGTGTTTATATCATCTCGGCGTTTTTATACGTACTGCTGGAGCAGGGCATAGGCACCTGGCTGCCGACTTTCAATAATGAAATCCTCAAGATGCCGGTAGATATGAGCGTACAAGCCACCAGCATTTTTGCGGCTTGCCTGGCGATAGGCAGGCTGGGGGCTGGTGCTGTCATGCGCAAGCTTAACTGGTATCTGGTATTGAACATCTGCCTGATCAGCATGGCGGCGCTGGTCTTGCTGACGCTGCCATTGACGCATAACATCGTCGCCAACCCTGATCTGCGCTGGAGCAATGCACCGTTGGCTGCCTTCATCTTTCCTTTGATAGGCTTGTTCATGGCGCCGATTTATCCTGGCATTAATTCCGTCATGCTGAGCTCTTTGCCGACTAACCAGCATGCCGCCATGACGGGTTTGCTGGTCTTGTTTTCTGCTTTGGGTGGTACCAGCGGTTCCATGATTACTGGTTATGTGTTTGGTGCGATGAATGGGCAAACGGCGTTTTATCTGTCTCTGTTGCCCTTGAGTGTCATCTTGCTGACCCTGTTTTTCTTCAAGCGTGCGATTGAGCGATTGGACTAA
- a CDS encoding MFS transporter yields the protein MRQTIFITVLGHFGAAFAALCMPPFYAHILQQNFSSQALVMAGWYFTLPTLAAAISNPLWGKLADRIGIRASLIRAHWGLCLSFIITGMARTPWEFAFGLTLQGLLGGTFAASNAFLASFLPGKRLATLLSVMQGSARTALFAGPAIIGLFSDGQNLLHIFFYLAIFPGLAGLILYLLPAKTSIPAAHTVTDNTGTAPAEAGALSASSLYRYQALFTIGTVLTYPYFVIDLAQRLNMSAAWAGALFGLPHALFLVLAWPIGRHVNFSNAQTALARFSALTCAGLLLQVLANNLPLLATGRILMGAGMTGAYLAINALAASTTRKASAGQHFGKLEGANKWGAVMAGILASGLATSMSYTAPIWLACALLASLSIFIESKRL from the coding sequence ATGCGGCAAACCATTTTCATCACGGTACTGGGGCATTTTGGTGCGGCCTTTGCTGCACTGTGCATGCCACCATTTTATGCGCATATACTGCAGCAGAACTTTTCCAGTCAGGCCCTGGTCATGGCTGGCTGGTACTTTACCCTGCCAACTCTGGCGGCAGCGATTTCCAATCCCTTATGGGGCAAGCTGGCTGACCGCATAGGCATACGTGCTTCGCTGATACGTGCACACTGGGGCCTGTGCCTGAGCTTCATCATCACAGGTATGGCACGCACGCCCTGGGAATTTGCCTTTGGCCTGACTTTGCAAGGTTTGCTGGGTGGCACCTTTGCGGCATCAAATGCTTTTCTGGCTTCCTTCCTGCCAGGCAAGCGCCTCGCTACATTGCTGAGTGTCATGCAAGGCTCGGCCCGTACCGCGCTGTTCGCAGGACCTGCCATCATAGGCCTGTTCAGCGACGGCCAAAATCTGCTGCATATCTTTTTTTATCTGGCCATATTCCCTGGTCTGGCGGGGTTGATACTCTATCTGTTGCCAGCAAAAACCAGTATCCCTGCCGCGCATACCGTAACAGACAACACTGGCACAGCACCTGCCGAGGCTGGCGCACTGAGTGCCAGCAGTCTGTACCGCTACCAGGCGCTATTCACCATAGGTACGGTACTGACCTATCCGTATTTTGTCATTGACCTGGCACAACGCCTGAATATGTCTGCGGCCTGGGCCGGTGCCCTGTTTGGCTTGCCACATGCACTGTTTCTGGTGCTGGCCTGGCCTATCGGCCGCCATGTCAATTTTTCCAATGCGCAGACTGCACTGGCGCGTTTCTCTGCGCTGACCTGCGCTGGATTGCTATTGCAGGTGCTGGCCAATAATCTGCCCCTATTGGCGACGGGCCGGATACTCATGGGCGCAGGGATGACCGGCGCTTATCTGGCCATCAATGCCCTGGCAGCATCAACGACCAGAAAAGCCAGTGCCGGCCAGCATTTTGGCAAACTGGAAGGCGCCAATAAATGGGGCGCTGTCATGGCAGGAATTCTCGCAAGCGGTCTGGCTACTTCTATGAGTTATACCGCTCCCATCTGGTTGGCTTGTGCGCTGTTGGCCAGCCTCTCCATTTTTATAGAAAGTAAACGCTTATGA
- a CDS encoding glycoside hydrolase family 65 protein: protein MKDDTVQTSDALQHQFPLEGWGITENQLDDGHHLLSETLFALGNGYIGLRGTAEEGNQRTAADSLNGSYLNGFYESEAIQYPENAYGLARTNQFMLNVPNAKCLTLMLEDETFDLQQGRVDSYQRHLDFRTGLLTRTLQWTSALGRSIRLHSQRLVSFDNKHVYAMSYEVTPLNFSGEIKLVSGIDAAVKNITAGDDPRVGSAISGPVLHKLEVKQENDLSAFLHRTHNSGLSLATAMQNHLQTESAYTSSLQQFDDKLEQQFTIQAVQGQAIKLDKFCSYFSSRDYPVASLLSLSQQTLGKVCEQGFAQLAASQQAYLADFWAQADVRISGDAALQQGIRFNMFHLLQSVGRDGKTNIAAKGLTGEGYEGHYFWDTEIYIFPFFLYNKPEIARKLLEYRYQYLPQARERARQMSHASGALYPWRTIDGEECSAYFPAGTAQYHINADIAYSIKLYMDATADKDFLLTQGAEIVLETARLWMGLGHFTRLPGHDTDSFCINEVTGPDEYTAQVNNNYYTNAMAQMHLRFAADIVRQLQAEHLEKFTELAAKIHLQADEANAWQRAADLMALPYNKERGIHEQDDSFLNKKVWDFANTPKENYPLLLNYHPLVIYRHQVCKQADVVLALLLLSDQFSLDDKRRDFDFYEKVTTHDSSLSTCIFSIIAAEVGYQDKAYDYFMQTARLDLDNTHGNTHYGVHTAAMGGTWLGIAYGFAGMRINQGQLSFAPVLPKQWQDYQFRVHFHGQLLEVTVNQTHVEYRLMRGTALQFQHRGQSLQVTEQQATCRVPLHQPELAHA, encoded by the coding sequence ATGAAGGACGACACCGTGCAAACAAGCGATGCCTTGCAACATCAATTTCCGCTGGAAGGCTGGGGGATTACAGAAAATCAGCTCGATGACGGGCATCACCTGCTTAGCGAAACCCTGTTCGCCCTGGGAAATGGCTACATAGGCTTGCGCGGCACGGCAGAAGAAGGCAATCAAAGGACAGCGGCAGACTCACTGAACGGCAGTTACCTCAATGGCTTTTATGAATCCGAAGCCATACAGTATCCAGAAAATGCCTATGGCCTGGCGCGCACCAATCAATTCATGCTGAATGTGCCAAATGCCAAATGCCTGACTTTGATGCTGGAAGATGAGACTTTCGATTTGCAGCAAGGCAGGGTAGATAGCTACCAGCGGCATCTGGATTTTCGTACCGGTTTGCTGACCCGCACCTTGCAATGGACATCTGCACTGGGCCGCAGCATACGCCTGCATAGCCAGCGACTGGTCAGTTTTGACAACAAGCATGTGTATGCGATGTCGTACGAAGTCACGCCTTTAAATTTTTCTGGCGAGATCAAACTGGTTTCTGGCATCGATGCTGCAGTAAAAAATATTACGGCGGGTGATGATCCGCGCGTAGGCTCTGCCATCAGTGGCCCTGTGTTGCACAAACTTGAAGTGAAGCAGGAAAATGATCTCTCAGCCTTCCTGCACCGCACCCACAATAGCGGCCTGAGCCTGGCGACTGCCATGCAAAATCATTTGCAAACTGAGAGTGCTTACACCAGCAGCTTGCAGCAGTTTGATGACAAGCTGGAACAGCAATTCACCATCCAGGCAGTACAAGGACAGGCAATAAAGCTGGATAAATTTTGCAGCTATTTTTCATCCCGCGATTATCCGGTAGCGTCTTTGCTCTCGCTCAGTCAACAAACATTGGGCAAGGTGTGTGAACAAGGTTTCGCACAATTGGCCGCAAGCCAGCAAGCTTATCTGGCTGACTTCTGGGCACAAGCCGATGTGCGTATCAGCGGTGACGCTGCCTTGCAGCAGGGCATACGTTTCAATATGTTCCACCTGCTGCAATCAGTAGGGCGTGATGGCAAGACCAATATTGCTGCCAAGGGCCTGACAGGTGAAGGTTATGAAGGGCATTATTTCTGGGATACAGAAATTTATATCTTCCCCTTCTTCCTCTACAACAAGCCAGAGATCGCCAGAAAGCTGCTCGAATACCGTTATCAATACCTGCCACAAGCGAGAGAGCGTGCGCGTCAGATGTCACATGCCAGCGGCGCACTCTACCCGTGGCGGACTATCGATGGTGAAGAATGCTCAGCCTACTTCCCCGCAGGAACAGCGCAATACCATATCAATGCTGACATTGCCTATTCCATCAAGCTGTATATGGACGCAACGGCAGACAAGGATTTCTTGCTCACGCAAGGCGCAGAAATTGTGCTGGAAACTGCTCGCCTGTGGATGGGCCTGGGCCATTTCACCCGCTTGCCTGGTCATGACACGGATTCATTTTGCATTAATGAAGTGACCGGCCCTGACGAATACACGGCGCAAGTCAACAACAATTATTACACCAATGCGATGGCGCAAATGCATTTGCGTTTTGCGGCTGATATCGTCAGGCAACTGCAGGCTGAACACCTAGAAAAATTTACTGAACTTGCAGCAAAAATTCATCTGCAAGCAGATGAAGCAAATGCATGGCAACGCGCCGCTGATCTGATGGCTTTGCCCTACAACAAAGAGCGCGGCATTCATGAGCAGGACGACAGCTTTCTCAATAAAAAAGTCTGGGATTTTGCCAATACACCCAAAGAAAATTATCCCCTGCTGTTGAATTACCACCCGCTGGTTATTTATCGCCATCAGGTATGCAAGCAGGCAGATGTGGTGCTGGCCTTGCTCTTGCTCAGCGATCAGTTCAGCCTCGATGACAAGCGCCGTGACTTTGATTTTTATGAGAAGGTCACGACCCATGACTCATCCCTGTCCACCTGCATCTTCAGCATCATCGCCGCAGAAGTCGGTTATCAGGACAAGGCTTATGACTACTTCATGCAAACCGCCAGGCTGGACCTGGACAATACCCATGGCAATACCCATTATGGTGTGCACACTGCCGCCATGGGCGGCACCTGGCTAGGTATTGCCTATGGCTTTGCAGGCATGCGCATCAACCAGGGGCAACTGAGCTTTGCGCCGGTCTTGCCTAAGCAATGGCAAGACTACCAGTTCCGCGTGCATTTCCACGGGCAATTACTGGAAGTCACCGTGAACCAAACCCATGTCGAATACCGTCTCATGCGCGGCACGGCATTGCAATTCCAGCACAGAGGGCAAAGCCTGCAAGTCACTGAGCAACAAGCCACATGCCGCGTACCTTTGCATCAACCGGAGCTGGCTCATGCGTAA
- a CDS encoding IucA/IucC family siderophore biosynthesis protein: MNASLPRFAWNHAHDTLPLLHLPSLPRALPHPRQAANNAVPVEASEYAQLQHARVLLNCYAREVAMQEHKLAVRSIAHTRMAPAALRQYQGQVLDIQLPRMQSRFCVGVQHVSVTGNYDYITDIYLQDHQQTWSVASWRDIAQLIVADLSLREGTEFNADLLQQIEESIATMQHLLEAQQGKLRSLHTDSALQQYIRSEQHLLTGHPFHPTPKSRSGWTKEEEKNYSPEHGARLQLRYFQIPRSWIISDSLDGQDLSSSLQQLTGHDLQADSEHIIVPLHPWQADWLVQQPRIQAAMAAGEICDLGCSGKQFYPTASIRTMLAEDGSAFLKLSLNLRITNCIRNNARHELAAALTASRLYRPMKADMQALFPHFHALEEQAYLSVAFPEDQQQSDRQHKEIEDGFGLVLREGLASHLAQGITPMICAALFGNGQAGRLQVAALIERFSHRHSLSLRQGMLLWFSRYAELAIYPVFYLLFEKGIAFEPHMQNSIVGLAEDGTPVHFIVRDLELTRLTPKAHELIKAMQLDEHTRKEICCSDEAGWTRIGYCLLVNNICEVIATLANGNHELYLELWACLRNTLQSYLANFPNPEAARRIQGLLSGEPLPVKGNLLIRFLKQADRKAAYLPLYHPLGVVNEA; this comes from the coding sequence ATGAACGCTAGCTTACCGCGGTTCGCCTGGAACCATGCGCATGACACTCTGCCCTTACTCCATCTGCCGTCTTTGCCACGTGCTTTACCACATCCCAGGCAGGCAGCCAACAATGCTGTCCCTGTCGAGGCCAGCGAATACGCCCAGTTACAACATGCCCGCGTCCTGCTGAACTGCTATGCGCGCGAAGTCGCCATGCAGGAACATAAGCTGGCCGTCCGCTCCATCGCCCACACCAGGATGGCACCTGCAGCACTGCGCCAGTATCAGGGCCAGGTGCTGGACATACAGTTACCGCGCATGCAAAGCCGTTTTTGCGTGGGGGTACAACATGTCTCAGTCACCGGCAATTATGATTACATCACCGACATCTATCTGCAAGACCATCAACAGACCTGGTCAGTAGCCAGTTGGCGCGACATTGCCCAGCTCATTGTCGCTGACCTGTCGCTGCGCGAAGGCACTGAGTTTAATGCCGACCTGCTACAACAAATCGAGGAAAGCATCGCTACCATGCAGCATCTGCTGGAAGCGCAGCAAGGCAAATTACGTTCTCTCCACACAGACTCAGCTTTACAGCAATACATACGCAGTGAACAGCATTTGCTGACGGGCCATCCTTTCCACCCTACACCCAAGAGCCGTTCAGGCTGGACAAAAGAAGAAGAAAAAAACTATTCACCAGAACATGGCGCAAGGCTGCAATTACGCTATTTCCAGATCCCGCGCAGCTGGATCATCAGCGACAGCCTGGATGGGCAAGACTTGTCCAGTAGTTTGCAACAACTAACTGGGCATGATCTGCAAGCCGATAGCGAGCACATCATCGTACCCTTGCACCCCTGGCAAGCTGACTGGCTCGTGCAGCAGCCCCGCATTCAAGCCGCCATGGCTGCTGGTGAAATATGCGACCTGGGTTGTAGTGGCAAGCAGTTTTATCCTACTGCATCCATACGCACCATGCTGGCTGAAGATGGCAGTGCTTTTTTGAAACTGTCGCTGAACCTGCGCATCACCAATTGCATACGCAATAATGCGCGGCACGAACTGGCTGCCGCATTGACTGCAAGCCGCCTGTACCGACCGATGAAGGCAGACATGCAGGCATTGTTCCCGCATTTTCATGCACTGGAAGAACAGGCTTACCTGAGTGTAGCCTTCCCGGAAGATCAGCAACAGAGTGACAGGCAACATAAGGAAATCGAAGACGGCTTTGGACTGGTCTTGCGCGAAGGTCTGGCAAGCCATCTGGCGCAAGGCATCACCCCCATGATATGCGCGGCCTTGTTTGGTAACGGCCAGGCAGGTCGCCTGCAGGTGGCTGCATTGATAGAACGATTTTCCCACAGGCATAGTCTGTCCCTGCGCCAGGGCATGCTCCTGTGGTTCAGCCGTTATGCCGAGCTGGCAATTTATCCCGTGTTCTACCTGTTGTTTGAAAAAGGCATCGCCTTTGAGCCACATATGCAAAACAGCATTGTCGGGCTCGCAGAAGATGGCACTCCAGTGCATTTCATTGTCCGTGATCTGGAGCTGACCAGGCTGACACCCAAGGCCCACGAACTGATCAAGGCCATGCAACTCGATGAGCATACCCGCAAAGAAATCTGCTGCAGCGACGAAGCGGGCTGGACACGCATAGGCTATTGCCTGCTGGTCAATAATATCTGTGAAGTCATCGCCACGCTAGCGAATGGTAATCACGAACTTTATCTCGAATTATGGGCTTGCCTGCGCAATACCCTGCAAAGTTATCTTGCCAACTTCCCCAACCCGGAGGCAGCGCGTCGCATACAGGGCTTGCTGTCCGGCGAGCCCCTGCCCGTCAAGGGTAATTTGCTGATCCGTTTTTTAAAGCAGGCTGACCGCAAGGCAGCCTATCTGCCGCTATATCACCCACTGGGCGTAGTCAATGAAGCTTAG
- the pgmB gene encoding beta-phosphoglucomutase, protein MRKYDYRGVIFDLDGVLTDTAHYHYLAWKKLAESVGASFDEAFNEQLKGVDRMGSLNLILAASGKDFSDADKLALANQKNLHYQNLIAQLSPADLLPGAAESLQQIRAAGLKTALASVSKNAQAVIERLGIADQFDVVVDAAKIKNSKPDPEIFLTAAAGLGLTSDECFGIEDSIAGIRAIKSANMFALGIGSPAVLTEADVVIAGLHQFSLQDYLK, encoded by the coding sequence ATGCGTAAATACGATTATCGTGGTGTGATTTTTGATCTGGATGGCGTGCTGACAGACACTGCACATTACCACTATCTGGCCTGGAAAAAACTGGCTGAAAGTGTAGGTGCCAGTTTTGATGAAGCCTTCAATGAGCAATTAAAAGGTGTCGATAGAATGGGTTCGCTGAACCTGATCCTGGCAGCATCCGGCAAAGACTTTAGCGATGCAGATAAACTGGCGCTGGCAAATCAAAAAAACCTGCATTATCAAAACCTGATTGCGCAGTTGAGCCCCGCTGATTTATTGCCTGGCGCGGCTGAGTCTTTGCAACAGATACGCGCGGCAGGTTTAAAAACAGCTTTGGCATCGGTCAGTAAAAATGCCCAGGCGGTCATTGAGAGACTGGGTATCGCAGATCAGTTTGATGTCGTCGTCGATGCTGCAAAAATAAAGAACAGCAAGCCTGATCCTGAAATTTTCCTGACCGCGGCAGCAGGGCTGGGTTTGACTTCTGACGAGTGTTTTGGAATCGAAGATTCCATCGCAGGCATACGCGCCATCAAATCTGCGAACATGTTTGCGCTAGGCATAGGTAGTCCGGCAGTATTGACCGAGGCTGATGTTGTCATCGCAGGTTTGCATCAATTCAGTTTGCAGGATTATTTGAAGTAA
- a CDS encoding substrate-binding domain-containing protein, with the protein MTLKELAASLGMSKTTVSRALNGYPEVGEQTRKKVLAAAEQHGYEANPMARSLAVGRTNVFGLIYPLLPSDLGDPMFLGVVGGMAEALEARKMNLMIAPVSPGNELPSYEQMVKGRRVDGLIVSRTMVQDPRIAYLSRQGFPFIAHGRTQTDKPYAWFDYDNANGIRLAVQHLLELGHQRISLISAPLELNFARQRRTSFVEAMSGAGLDIDTRYLIQDALDRRSGYLAVQQLLNCTPRPSAIIVDNHLSGVGAMRALMDAGIAIGRDISVIVWGNMEDTLVGDQVTTIDQPDPRAAGVKMSEMLLALMNGTPAADLQVLWQPVLIAGSTTGPL; encoded by the coding sequence ATTACTTTAAAGGAGCTTGCTGCCAGCCTGGGTATGTCCAAGACCACGGTCAGCCGTGCCTTGAACGGCTACCCTGAGGTCGGTGAGCAGACGCGCAAAAAAGTATTGGCAGCAGCAGAGCAGCACGGTTATGAAGCCAACCCCATGGCGCGCAGCCTGGCCGTGGGCCGCACCAATGTATTTGGCCTGATCTACCCCTTGCTGCCGTCTGACCTGGGCGACCCCATGTTCCTGGGCGTCGTTGGCGGCATGGCCGAAGCGCTGGAAGCGCGCAAGATGAACCTCATGATCGCGCCTGTCTCGCCCGGTAATGAGTTGCCCTCGTATGAACAAATGGTCAAAGGCCGCCGTGTCGATGGTCTCATTGTCAGCCGCACCATGGTGCAAGACCCACGCATCGCTTATTTGTCCAGGCAGGGCTTTCCCTTTATAGCCCATGGCCGTACCCAGACCGACAAACCCTATGCCTGGTTTGACTATGACAATGCAAACGGCATACGGCTGGCTGTGCAGCATTTGCTGGAACTTGGCCACCAGCGCATCAGCCTCATCAGCGCACCGCTGGAACTGAACTTCGCCAGGCAAAGGCGCACCAGCTTTGTCGAAGCCATGAGCGGTGCAGGTTTGGATATTGATACCCGCTACCTGATACAGGATGCCCTCGACAGACGTAGTGGCTACCTGGCAGTGCAGCAGCTATTGAACTGCACACCCAGGCCCAGCGCCATCATCGTCGATAACCATCTCTCCGGCGTCGGTGCCATGCGCGCCTTGATGGACGCAGGCATCGCCATAGGCCGTGATATCTCCGTCATCGTCTGGGGCAATATGGAAGACACCCTGGTCGGCGACCAGGTCACCACCATAGACCAGCCTGATCCACGCGCCGCAGGCGTCAAGATGAGTGAAATGCTGCTTGCGCTGATGAATGGCACACCCGCGGCAGATTTGCAGGTCTTGTGGCAGCCGGTGTTGATCGCGGGATCAACCACCGGCCCACTTTAA